Proteins encoded within one genomic window of Companilactobacillus zhachilii:
- a CDS encoding heavy metal-binding domain-containing protein has protein sequence MEKSEILVTTTEHVPGRDYEIIGEVFGLTTQSKNVVKNIGAGFKNIVGGEIKAYTELLTEARDIAIERLRKNAMDMGADAVVMMRFDSDSISADMETVAAYGTAVKFK, from the coding sequence ATGGAGAAGAGCGAGATATTAGTGACTACAACTGAACATGTACCAGGACGTGACTACGAAATTATCGGTGAGGTTTTTGGTTTAACAACTCAGTCGAAAAATGTCGTCAAGAATATCGGTGCTGGATTCAAAAACATTGTTGGTGGAGAGATCAAGGCTTATACAGAACTACTAACTGAGGCTCGTGATATTGCAATTGAGCGTTTGCGTAAAAATGCCATGGACATGGGAGCTGACGCGGTGGTAATGATGCGTTTTGACTCGGATTCTATCAGTGCAGACATGGAGACAGTTGCAGCATATGGTACCGCAGTAAAATTTAAGTAG
- the yjeM gene encoding glutamate/gamma-aminobutyrate family transporter YjeM has protein sequence MDDGNAPTKTITLFSLIMMIFTAIFGFANTTVAYEQMGLASILWYVFAAVFFFLPAGFMMAEYGSAFNEAKGGIYSWIDGAVGAKWAFIGTFMWLASWEVWLVSTSSKVWIPLSTMFAGHDTTQTWSLLGLSATQVIGVLAALWIVFVTYTATQGMDKIAKVSNFGGIMMIVLQVLFFVLSLAVLFMSGFHTAEPIHGLDTFIHSANPAFASPIGMVSFIVYAIFAYGGMESVGGVTDSMKNPKRDFPRGVLISAIAITVLYSLTILCWAMSANWNSVVSKGNVNLGNITYVMMSNLGYTFGTHIGLGSAAAISLGEWLARFTGFDMFILYMGAFFVLIYSPLKSFVLGTPKDFWPEKVTKLNKHGMPAYAMWVQAIIVIVLILVVDMGGKNAKALYNVLTLMANVSTTVPYLFLVGAYPFFNLNKDIEKPYLFYKNKKAMWTVTSIVFLVLAFAIIFTVIQPIMEGAYTDALWTLIGPVVFGLVGFILYDRYERKHGKKTASVDA, from the coding sequence ATGGATGATGGTAATGCGCCGACAAAAACAATCACATTATTTAGTTTAATAATGATGATTTTTACGGCAATCTTTGGATTCGCTAACACAACTGTTGCTTACGAACAGATGGGCTTAGCAAGTATTTTATGGTATGTATTCGCTGCGGTATTCTTCTTCCTACCAGCAGGATTTATGATGGCAGAATATGGTTCTGCTTTTAACGAAGCAAAAGGTGGAATTTATTCTTGGATCGACGGAGCAGTGGGTGCTAAATGGGCCTTTATCGGTACATTTATGTGGCTAGCTTCTTGGGAAGTTTGGCTAGTATCAACTTCTTCAAAAGTTTGGATTCCTCTATCAACAATGTTTGCTGGACATGATACAACGCAAACTTGGAGTTTATTGGGACTTTCAGCAACGCAAGTTATCGGTGTTCTAGCTGCACTTTGGATTGTCTTTGTTACTTATACAGCAACTCAAGGTATGGATAAAATCGCTAAAGTTTCTAACTTTGGTGGAATTATGATGATTGTTTTACAAGTTTTGTTCTTCGTTTTGAGCTTGGCAGTTTTGTTCATGTCAGGCTTTCACACTGCAGAACCAATTCACGGATTAGATACATTTATTCATTCAGCTAATCCAGCCTTTGCATCACCAATCGGGATGGTTTCATTTATCGTTTATGCAATCTTTGCATATGGTGGTATGGAATCTGTCGGTGGTGTCACTGATAGTATGAAGAATCCTAAGAGAGATTTCCCACGTGGTGTTTTGATTTCAGCAATTGCAATTACAGTGCTTTATTCACTAACAATTCTTTGCTGGGCAATGAGTGCCAACTGGAATTCAGTTGTTTCCAAAGGTAACGTTAACTTGGGTAATATTACTTATGTTATGATGAGTAACCTTGGTTATACCTTTGGTACTCATATCGGATTAGGAAGTGCAGCAGCTATTTCATTAGGTGAATGGCTAGCTCGTTTTACTGGTTTTGATATGTTCATCCTTTATATGGGTGCATTCTTTGTTTTGATCTACTCACCATTGAAGTCTTTCGTTTTGGGTACACCAAAAGATTTCTGGCCTGAAAAGGTTACTAAGTTAAATAAACATGGTATGCCTGCTTATGCAATGTGGGTACAAGCTATTATTGTTATCGTTCTTATTTTAGTTGTTGATATGGGTGGTAAAAATGCTAAAGCACTTTATAATGTTTTGACATTGATGGCCAACGTTTCAACAACCGTACCTTACTTGTTCTTAGTAGGGGCATATCCATTCTTTAACTTGAATAAAGATATTGAAAAACCATATTTATTCTATAAAAATAAAAAAGCTATGTGGACAGTTACATCCATTGTCTTCTTAGTTCTAGCTTTCGCAATTATCTTCACAGTGATCCAACCAATCATGGAGGGTGCTTACACAGATGCTCTTTGGACACTTATTGGACCAGTTGTCTTCGGACTTGTTGGCTTCATTCTGTATGACAGATATGAACGTAAACATGGTAAAAAGACCGCTAGTGTTGATGCTTAA
- a CDS encoding Ltp family lipoprotein, which produces MRHQKRASSKHKQILTLAIIGLLFLIVGSFALLSFKSFQEKNNEVSVTIKIPKEYTQALKHAKNYSEVMYMSKAEISKQLKIDYSNKATQYALKHLKVDYNRNALKRAQEYAESQNMSRQAIHNQLINKNTFSVKQAQYAADNVQADFNYNALVTARKYQRDLGLSPAKIREILISDDNESFTREQADYAIEHLND; this is translated from the coding sequence TTGAGACATCAAAAAAGAGCTAGTTCGAAACACAAACAAATTTTAACTTTAGCAATTATTGGCTTGCTTTTTTTAATCGTTGGTTCTTTTGCCCTTTTGTCTTTCAAATCATTTCAAGAGAAAAACAATGAAGTTTCAGTGACGATTAAAATCCCTAAGGAATACACCCAAGCACTAAAACACGCAAAAAACTATTCAGAAGTTATGTACATGTCTAAAGCCGAAATCTCCAAACAACTAAAAATTGATTACTCAAATAAGGCCACACAATATGCCTTAAAACATCTAAAAGTTGACTACAATCGCAACGCCTTAAAAAGGGCACAAGAATACGCTGAATCACAAAACATGTCTCGACAAGCGATTCACAATCAGTTGATCAACAAAAATACTTTTTCCGTCAAACAAGCACAGTATGCTGCCGATAACGTCCAAGCTGATTTTAACTATAATGCTTTGGTTACGGCTAGGAAATATCAACGTGATCTGGGATTGTCACCAGCTAAGATTCGTGAGATTTTAATCTCTGATGACAATGAAAGTTTCACTCGGGAACAAGCTGATTATGCAATTGAACATTTGAATGATTGA
- a CDS encoding type II toxin-antitoxin system HicB family antitoxin — MKLIYPIVITQTADKAVPYLVEIPDFNGKTQGTSIFNAIQMARDYINLKVTDLEDNHKPIPDSNYYLPSINKPDIATLIDVDTTKYSKFE, encoded by the coding sequence ATGAAATTAATTTATCCAATAGTAATAACCCAAACTGCTGATAAAGCAGTTCCCTATCTTGTAGAAATTCCTGATTTCAATGGTAAAACTCAAGGAACCTCTATTTTTAACGCCATTCAGATGGCACGAGATTATATTAATTTGAAAGTAACAGACTTAGAAGATAATCATAAACCAATACCAGATTCTAATTACTATTTGCCCAGTATAAACAAACCCGATATTGCAACTCTTATTGATGTTGACACTACAAAATATAGTAAATTCGAATGA
- a CDS encoding C69 family dipeptidase — MALEYNKSSLSACTSILIGKKATVDGSTIIGRNEDAKPSWPKHFVIHEHKEFTDDQKFVSKANDFQMELPKIRYKYSATPEWTFKEGLFEEDGFNEYGVGMSATESAYSNQRVLGVDPLDENGIGEEAMITVVLPYVKTAREGVLRLGKIIEDYGTCETNGVLFSDKDEVWYFESGSGHYWVAQRIPDDSYAVVANQLAIQEIDFNDSDNFLYQKDIQKFVSENHLNARPNSFNFREIFGTHDLSDEIYSTPRVWWGQQEFSGKTDESPESEDLEFIKKANRLLSVDDAQDYLASHYQKTEFDPLNKSANSKRYRPISLAKTQESHVLQIRPNMAPEIACVQWLAMGVASQSIYVPFYMGMTDTPDEYKLGELPYDSKSAYWTYKLAGVLLDGHYKELGKDFQAKQKDINITLRKKLNDFDREALSKDDDKLPNYLTEASFEMAKISLDGYKELIAQLITDSTDFSPLNFKTDMNL, encoded by the coding sequence ATGGCATTAGAATATAACAAAAGTTCATTATCAGCTTGTACTAGTATTTTAATTGGTAAGAAAGCAACCGTTGATGGCTCAACCATTATCGGAAGAAACGAAGACGCCAAGCCATCTTGGCCCAAGCACTTTGTTATTCATGAACATAAAGAATTTACTGATGATCAAAAATTCGTTTCTAAAGCCAATGACTTTCAAATGGAGCTGCCTAAAATACGATATAAATATTCTGCCACTCCTGAATGGACCTTCAAAGAAGGATTATTTGAAGAGGATGGTTTTAACGAATATGGTGTTGGTATGAGTGCGACTGAAAGTGCTTATTCAAACCAACGTGTCTTAGGCGTTGATCCTCTTGATGAAAATGGTATTGGCGAAGAAGCTATGATCACAGTTGTTTTACCATATGTCAAAACCGCTCGGGAAGGTGTTTTAAGACTAGGTAAAATTATTGAAGATTATGGAACTTGTGAAACTAATGGGGTACTTTTCTCTGATAAAGATGAAGTTTGGTACTTCGAAAGTGGATCAGGTCACTATTGGGTAGCGCAACGTATCCCCGACGATAGTTACGCCGTGGTAGCCAACCAACTAGCAATTCAAGAAATTGATTTCAATGATTCAGACAACTTCTTATATCAAAAAGATATTCAAAAGTTTGTTTCTGAGAATCACTTGAATGCTAGACCTAATAGTTTTAACTTCAGAGAAATCTTTGGAACACATGATTTATCTGATGAGATTTACAGCACGCCCCGTGTTTGGTGGGGTCAACAAGAATTTTCGGGTAAGACAGATGAGAGTCCTGAGAGTGAAGATTTGGAATTCATTAAGAAAGCCAATCGCTTGTTGAGTGTTGATGACGCACAAGACTACTTAGCATCTCATTATCAAAAGACCGAGTTCGATCCTTTGAATAAGTCAGCTAATAGTAAACGTTATCGTCCAATTAGTTTAGCTAAAACTCAGGAGTCACACGTCTTGCAGATCAGACCTAATATGGCCCCTGAAATTGCCTGTGTTCAATGGTTAGCCATGGGTGTCGCATCACAGAGTATTTATGTGCCATTCTATATGGGGATGACCGATACTCCTGATGAGTATAAACTTGGTGAACTACCATATGACAGTAAGTCAGCTTATTGGACTTATAAATTGGCCGGAGTTTTGTTAGATGGTCATTACAAAGAACTTGGAAAAGATTTCCAAGCCAAGCAAAAGGACATCAATATCACACTTCGCAAGAAGTTAAATGATTTTGATCGGGAAGCCTTGAGCAAAGATGATGATAAATTACCTAATTATTTAACCGAAGCTTCATTTGAAATGGCTAAAATTTCTCTTGATGGCTATAAAGAGCTAATTGCTCAATTAATTACGGACTCGACTGATTTTTCACCTCTAAACTTTAAGACAGATATGAATTTATAG